The following coding sequences lie in one Helicoverpa zea isolate HzStark_Cry1AcR chromosome 14, ilHelZeax1.1, whole genome shotgun sequence genomic window:
- the LOC124636688 gene encoding E3 SUMO-protein ligase ZBED1-like encodes MSKRKSSPLWNHFEEVVPGKKAKCGYCSRVLAVSSSSIGSLSRHMKSVHPTVQISSSRQPAITPAAVEAFDGDIIASAEPAAVPSSSGSVQGEDHRADNALFVRLGQRPTAAAPTMADYVQSKKTLPRHRVQQLDEQLVRMIAKGYHALRLVDEVEFRKFVEMLNPGYTLPTRKTLSESLLPKVYNKVLETVKKQIAKAAAVCITTDAWTSCVHDGYIAVTAHFIDTETHKVCTVMIGCLEFEERHTSANLKGFLEAKFQEWNISQFVNVIVSDNAANILSAVRLGGWRSLPCYAHTLNLVVQGSLDALSDTMDRVKGVIEYFHRSHPAKKKLVEIQEQMHISPLKLKQDVTTRWNSTYDALNRLLRMKEALIATLAIMRPDINLPQDDWIVIEKATEVLKPFYEVTTEISGEQYVSASKYIVLCKIINRSLSKYSPDGHPKLERLHNALKQQMAQRFGDVENKPLLCEATILDPRFKKSGFSDLRNFEKAVAALKLRIGSDRTLTHVPVQEEATQVPAPQPPKTGSIWDDFDEEISALVPQNPTAAGIVEFDKYLDEPLIKRSENPLLWWSDRKGVYPRLYRYMLKRLNIAATSSSGKVMAANCVPALSFIKDKDPL; translated from the exons ATGtccaaaagaaagagcagcccCCTTTGGAACCACTTTGAGGAAGTTGTGCCTGGAAAGAAGGCAAAATGTGGCTACTGTTCCCGGGTACTGGCGGTTTCATCAAGCTCAATCGGAAGTTTAAGCCGACACATGAAATCCGTCCACCCGACTGTACAAATTAGCAGTAGCCGACAGCCGGCAATAACACCAGCGGCAGTAGAAGCATTCGACGGCGACATCATAGCATCAGCGGAGCCGGCAGCAGTACCCTCGAGTAGCGGCAGCGTGCAAGGTGAGGATCACAGAGCCGATAATGCTTTGTTTGTACGACTTGGCCAGAGACCGACCGCGGCTGCCCCTACAATGGCTGATTACGTGCAGTCAAAAAAAACCCTGCCAAGACATCGAGTGCAACAGCTCGATGAACAATTAGTTCGAATGATTGCGAAGGGATATCACGCCCTTCGCTTGGTTGATGAAGTGGAGTTCCGCAAGTTCGTGGAAATGTTGAACCCGGGCTACACATTACCGACCCGGAAAACTCTTTCCGAGAGCTTGCTCCCCAAGGTCTATAACAAAGTCTTAGAAACAGTGAAAAAGCAAATCGCTAAAGCTGCAGCTGTTTGCATTACTACAGACGCATGGACATCCTGTGTGCACGATGGCTATATTGCGGTCACTGCACATTTTATTGATACTGAAACGCACAAAGTATGCACAGTTATGATTGGGTGCTTAGAGTTTGAGGAGAGACACACCAGTGCAAATCTAAAAGGCTTTTTGGAGGCGAAGTTCCAGGAGTGGAACATATCACAATTCGTCAATGTAATAGTCAGTGACAATGCGGCGAATATTTTAAGTGCTGTGCGGCTAGGAGGCTGGCGATCTTTGCCTTGTTACGCACATACCTTAAATTTAGTGGTGCAAGGTAGCTTGGACGCCTTGTCTGATACGATGGATAGGGTGAAAGGCGTTATCGAATATTTTCATCGCAGCCATCCAGCGAAGAAGAAATTGGTGGAAATTCAGGAGCAAATGCATATTTCCCCATTGAAACTGAAGCAAGACGTAACTACGCGCTGGAACTCTACATATGATGCGCTAAACCGGTTGCTGAGGATGAAAGAAGCCCTAATTGCCACTTTAGCAATTATGAGGCCAGACATCAACCTGCCGCAAGATGATTGGATCGTTATCGAAAAAGCCACCGAGGTATTAAAACCCTTTTATGAGGTCACTACTGAAATTAGTGGCGAACAATACGTATCTGCGTCAAAATACATTGTActctgtaaaataataaatcggTCCCTCAGCAAATATTCTCCGGATGGTCATCCCAAGTTGGAGCGCCTACATAACGCACTCAAACAACAAATGGCGCAAAGATTCGGAGATGTAGAAAATAAACCACTTCTTTGCGAGGCGACCATATTGGATCCGAGATTCAAGAAAAGTGGCTTCAGTGATTTAAGAAATTTTGAGAAAGCAGTGGCTGCTCTAAAATTGAGAATTGGCTCGGACAGAACCCTGACCCACGTACCCGTTCAGGAGGAGGCAACGCAAGTGCCAGCTCCTCAGCCGCCGAAAACTGGCTCTATTTGGGACGATTTCGACGAGGAAATTTCTGCTCTCGTCCCACAAAACCCAACCGCTGCTGGCATTGTCGAATTCGACAAATACTTAGACGAACCTTTGATAAAAAGGTCAGAAAATCCTTTGCTCTGGTGGAGTGATCGCAAAGGCGTGTATCCCCGGCTGTACAGATACATGTTGAAACGCCTCAACATCGCAGCAACATCG AGTTCGGGCAAGGTCATGGCTGCAAATTGTGTTCCAGCTCTTAGTTTCATAAAAGATAAGGATCCTCTatga
- the LOC124636463 gene encoding uncharacterized protein LOC124636463: protein MESSPSLVTNKFARKRKRDPENWSRNQAKILRYTPISMPEKVCNHNSKALKCDTLTMSQMKKLVIKINKLSDLKKLLCKHFGAEWKEIPTLSYYCNIFDEQESLDASTIPPSDYCDEALEEVPDLRI from the exons ATGGAGTCAAGCCCCAGCCTTGTTACTAATAAATTTGCAAGAAAACGCAAACGAGATCCCGAAAATTGGTCAAGAAACCAAGCTAAAATATTGAG ATATACCCCAATATCAATGCCAGAAAAAGTTTGTAACCATAACTCTAAGGCGCTTAAGTGTGATACTCTAACAATGTCGCAAATGAAAAAATtagtaataaagataaataaattatcagatTTGAAGAAGCTGTTGTGCAAACATTTTGGTGCTGAGTGGAAAGAAATTCCAACTTTgtcatattattgtaatatttttgatgagCAGGAGTCGCTTGATGCATCGACTATACCACCTTCTGATTATTGCGATGAGGCGTTAGAAGAGGTTCCAGATCTccgtatataa